CAAAAGATAAGTTTGCATGGCTGGCACTCATTTCTGGCTGTGCACTTACTTTTGCTTATTCCCCTTTTGGTTTTTGGCCTATCGCTTTTGTTAGCTTGATTATAGCGGCTTGGCTTACCGATAAACCCAGTCCAAAGCTCGCGGCCAAATATGGCTTTTTATTTGGCTTTGGCTGGTTTGCACTTGGCATAAGCTGGGTGCATGTCTCTATCGCTGAATTTGGTGGTTTACCCTTACCTGTCTCGGTGCTGTTGATGGCATTGCTATGTGCTTATCTTGCCATCTACCCGGCATTGGCATTTGCTTTTGCCAGCTACTTTTCTCGCACACCATGGCAACGGGTGCTGGCACTTGTTGCGGGTTTTGCCATTACAGAATGGCTGCGAGGTCACATGCTCACAGGCTTCCCTTGGCTTAGTTTTGGTTACACGTTAACTGACTCGCCATTGAGCAGCTTAGCCCCTTGGATCGGTGAATTTGGCTTAACATTACTAGTTATTTTAGCGACAACAAGCCTTTACTATCTACTTAAACAACGTGCGATTTATCTCGCTATAGCCTGCTTTGCTGGCATTGCAGGTCTATACAGTGTGCCAGTCACTCAAGGTCCATTGAAATACTCGGGAGATGAAATCACCACTTTGCTTGTACAAGGTAATATCAAGCAGAGTCTGCGCTGGGAGCCTGAGCAGTTTTGGCCGACCATGTCTAAATATCGAGATATGACTAGACCTAACTGGCAAGGCGTTGATTTAGTGGTGTGGCCGGAAGCTGCTATTCCTGAATTTGAAGATATCGCCTACCCATTTTTAGAAGGGCTGGACAAAGCCGCCGCGTTTAATGGCACAGCGCTGATAACGGGCATTCCCGATTATCAGTTTGATACCAGAACCGCGTACAACACGCTGATCACGCTTGGTAAAAAAGAAAAAGAAGACAGCGAAGGGCAATATCACTATCTGCACAAAAACCGCTACCAGAAGCACCAATTGTTGCCTATTGGTGAGTTTGTACCGTTCGAAAACCTATTGCGCCCTATAGCGCCTCTTTTTAACTTAGCGATGTCGTCATTTACTCGAGGTGATGCGGTACAACCAAACCTACTTGCGAACGGTTTGCATGTGTTACCCGCTATTTGCTACGAAATCGCGTTTAGCGAGCTTGTCAGAGGTAACTTTACCTCTGAGTCAGATATTCTTTTTACTGTGAGTAACGACGCCTGGTTTGGAGATTCCCACGGCCCGCATCAGCATATGCAGATCGCTCGGATGCGTGCCTTAGAATTACAGCGCCCATTAATTCGAGTAACGAATAATGGTATCACTGGTGTTTACGATCCACTTAGCAAAGTTCAGCATGCCATTCCACAATTCGAAGCCAATATACTGAAAAGTGATGTAAAACTCATTAGTGGAGTGAGCTGGTATGCAGAGCATGGTAATCGCCCCGTCTGGTTTATTGTCGCTTTTATTATGCTGATACTCACCGCTGCAAAGGTAAAGCCCATAATGCTTAAGCGATTTGAACGCAACTTTTTGTAGTTGCGGTGATGTACCTACCGCGATGTAAAATCGCTCCTACACTCGATATATAGCCTCTGGTGGGAGCCGCTTTACGCGGCGAGCTTTTGTTCCATATCGCGATGTAAAATCGCTCCTACAGGCAATATAATATCTGGTAGGAGCCGCTTCACGCGGCGAGCTTTTGTGCCGTATCGCGATGTAAAATCGCTCCTACACTCAATATATAATCTCTGGTAGAAGCCGCTTTATGCGGCGAGCTTTTATCATATCGCGATGTGAAATCGCTGCTACACTCGATATATAACCTCTGGTGGGAAGCGGCTTTATGCGGCGAGCTTTTATACCATATCGCGATGCAAAATCGCTCGACACGCGATATATAACCTCTGCCGGGAGCCGCTTCACGCGGCGAGCTTTTGTGCCGTATCGCGATGTGAAATCGCTCCGACACGCAATATAATATCTGGTGGGAGCCGCTTTACGCGGCGAGCTTTTACTATATCACAATGTGAAATCGCACCGAGTATATGACCTCAGGTTAAGAGCAGGTTTTTGTTATTACTCACAAGGTAGAATCACACTCACTTTCAGGCCACCTAAATCGCTGTGTGCAACTGTAATACTGCCGCCATGCAATTCAACCAACTTTTGACAGATTGATAAACCTAAGCCAGAACCACCAAGGTCTCGGCTTCGAGACTTGTCGCACCGGAACAAACGTTCAAACAACCGGCCCAACGCTTCATCGTCCACACCGGGGCTCGAATCTTCAATAACACATTGAATACGGTTGTGCTGATTTTGATAGCGAATTTCCACAAAGACTTCTCCAGGCTTGTCGGTATAATTCACACTATTACGAGCTAAATTATTGAATATCTGAGCGAACCTAGTCACATCAATGTCGATCTCCAGCGTATCAGGGAGTTCAATATTGGCATTAAAATCAAGTCCTTCATCTGTCACGAAGTCATCAATATCTTCAACAAGGCCAATAAATGTGTGCTTGGCATTTACGCGCTCTAACGCTAAGT
This genomic interval from Pseudoalteromonas galatheae contains the following:
- the lnt gene encoding apolipoprotein N-acyltransferase, translating into MLKTLVSNLSNLAKDKFAWLALISGCALTFAYSPFGFWPIAFVSLIIAAWLTDKPSPKLAAKYGFLFGFGWFALGISWVHVSIAEFGGLPLPVSVLLMALLCAYLAIYPALAFAFASYFSRTPWQRVLALVAGFAITEWLRGHMLTGFPWLSFGYTLTDSPLSSLAPWIGEFGLTLLVILATTSLYYLLKQRAIYLAIACFAGIAGLYSVPVTQGPLKYSGDEITTLLVQGNIKQSLRWEPEQFWPTMSKYRDMTRPNWQGVDLVVWPEAAIPEFEDIAYPFLEGLDKAAAFNGTALITGIPDYQFDTRTAYNTLITLGKKEKEDSEGQYHYLHKNRYQKHQLLPIGEFVPFENLLRPIAPLFNLAMSSFTRGDAVQPNLLANGLHVLPAICYEIAFSELVRGNFTSESDILFTVSNDAWFGDSHGPHQHMQIARMRALELQRPLIRVTNNGITGVYDPLSKVQHAIPQFEANILKSDVKLISGVSWYAEHGNRPVWFIVAFIMLILTAAKVKPIMLKRFERNFL